One uncultured Alphaproteobacteria bacterium genomic region harbors:
- a CDS encoding TRAP transporter solute receptor, DctP family — protein MKGKLFVLASLLAAGLLGGAVSPGYAADKIVVKIAGMKPEGEPETVGMKLFAKYVMEATNGKYDVRVFPNSQLGKEDAYIAQTRKGIIQMCATGTQTGSLFPAMAMLETPMLYDSLDHAHRAMNGETFKLINEGFSEKSGLTTLNAFPLGFRHFYTKKPIKTVDDLKGLRMRVPNIPLYIEFAKQLGQSGQPMPFAEVPSALDQGTIDGGDSPFSDIVALKMYEIAPQITLSGHILVIHSLYINNDFFNSLPPEDKKIFVDAAHRSAEDVWKLAKEGEAKAIATIKAGGGTINTPDPEFHKALVKAGQGTWKLFYETVPNAKEIIASVDQYR, from the coding sequence ATGAAGGGTAAGCTGTTTGTGCTCGCGTCGCTGCTCGCGGCCGGGCTCCTCGGCGGGGCGGTTTCGCCCGGCTACGCCGCCGACAAGATCGTCGTCAAGATCGCCGGCATGAAGCCCGAGGGTGAGCCGGAAACCGTCGGTATGAAGCTGTTCGCCAAATACGTGATGGAGGCGACCAACGGCAAGTACGACGTCCGCGTCTTCCCCAACAGCCAGCTCGGCAAGGAAGATGCGTACATCGCCCAGACCCGCAAGGGCATCATTCAGATGTGCGCCACCGGCACCCAGACCGGCTCGCTGTTCCCGGCGATGGCGATGCTCGAAACCCCGATGCTCTACGACAGTCTCGACCACGCCCACCGGGCGATGAACGGTGAGACCTTCAAGCTCATCAACGAAGGATTCTCGGAGAAGTCGGGCCTGACCACGCTCAACGCCTTCCCGCTCGGCTTCCGTCACTTCTACACCAAGAAGCCGATCAAGACCGTGGATGACCTCAAGGGCCTGCGCATGCGCGTGCCGAACATCCCGCTCTACATCGAATTCGCCAAGCAGCTCGGACAGTCGGGCCAGCCGATGCCGTTCGCGGAAGTGCCGTCGGCGCTCGACCAGGGCACCATCGACGGCGGCGACAGCCCGTTCTCCGATATCGTCGCGCTCAAGATGTACGAGATCGCGCCGCAGATCACCCTGTCGGGCCACATCCTGGTGATCCACTCGCTCTACATCAACAACGACTTCTTCAACTCTCTGCCTCCCGAGGACAAGAAGATCTTCGTCGATGCCGCGCACCGCTCGGCGGAAGACGTGTGGAAGCTCGCCAAGGAAGGCGAAGCGAAGGCGATCGCCACCATCAAGGCCGGCGGCGGGACCATCAACACCCCGGATCCGGAGTTCCACAAGGCGCTCGTGAAGGCCGGGCAGGGCACCTGGAAGCTGTTCTACGAAACGGTGCCGAACGCGAAGGAAATCATCGCCAGCGTCGATCAGTACCGCTGA
- the glpR gene encoding DNA-binding transcriptional repressor (Evidence 2a : Function of homologous gene experimentally demonstrated in an other organism; PubMedId : 3045764, 8955387; Product type r : regulator), translating into MDSGIPNGVGAKPGLNLRQARIVELAKAAGYVNIEHLAASLGVTPQTVRRDINRLCDAGMLARYHGGASLLPNTRNTDYEARKLAARNEKERIGRMVARHIPDGASLFINIGTTTEAVAHALVNHRALRVITNNINIAILLRDCPDFEITVAGGRLRSHDLAVVGEATIDFINQFKVDFGVIGVSGIDPDGTLLDFDYREVRVAQAIVQNARTVFLATDRTKFGRRAMVKLGHISMVDGLFLDALPPPPFAEMLAESQVAVHCVPPEDEP; encoded by the coding sequence ATGGACTCGGGCATACCCAATGGTGTGGGCGCGAAGCCCGGCCTCAACCTTCGCCAGGCCCGCATCGTCGAACTCGCGAAGGCGGCGGGCTACGTCAACATCGAGCATCTGGCCGCCAGCCTGGGGGTGACGCCGCAAACCGTGCGCCGCGACATCAACCGGCTGTGCGACGCGGGGATGCTGGCGCGGTATCACGGCGGCGCGAGCCTCCTGCCCAACACCCGCAACACCGACTACGAAGCGCGCAAGCTCGCGGCGCGAAACGAAAAGGAACGAATCGGGCGGATGGTGGCGCGCCACATCCCCGACGGCGCATCGCTCTTCATCAACATCGGCACCACGACCGAAGCGGTGGCGCACGCGCTCGTCAACCACCGGGCGCTGCGCGTGATCACCAACAACATCAACATCGCGATTCTGCTACGCGACTGCCCCGACTTCGAAATCACCGTCGCGGGCGGGCGGCTGCGGTCCCACGACCTCGCGGTGGTGGGCGAGGCGACGATCGACTTCATCAACCAGTTCAAGGTGGATTTCGGCGTGATCGGAGTTTCGGGAATCGATCCCGACGGCACCCTGCTCGATTTCGACTATCGCGAAGTGCGGGTCGCGCAGGCGATCGTGCAGAACGCCCGCACGGTGTTCCTCGCCACCGACCGCACCAAGTTCGGTCGCCGCGCGATGGTCAAGCTCGGCCACATCTCGATGGTCGACGGCCTGTTCCTCGACGCCCTGCCGCCCCCGCCGTTCGCCGAGATGCTGGCGGAAAGCCAGGTGGCGGTGCATTGCGTCCCGCCCGAGGACGAGCCCTAA
- a CDS encoding Carbohydrate kinase, producing MTDPAADPRVSARALLLSPVEMAAADAFAIAAGVPGLTLMANAGRAVAEAIVARWSPRPVAVLCGPGNNGGDGFVCARVLVDAGWPVRVATLAPVSAYRGDAAAFAAEWGKTEALSEAVLDGARLVVDAVFGAGLNRDVDGDAAEVLRAAVARGLPVVAVDVPSGLDGATGAVRGFAPQAALTVSFFRAKPGHLLLPGRDLCGETVIADIGIPEAAAPTSRARCWRNGPGLWRLPRLDAEAHKYRRGHLLAVGGPMTGAIRLALRGARRAGAGLASVVCEPGEALLYAQDPGVIVLPDGDAAFAAALADARRNVVLIGPGHGDAERLRARVGAILAAGRACVLDADVFAAFAEAPSALFDAIAAPAILTPHAGEFARLFPDLDIRADRLGAARAAASRSRAVVVLKGSDTVIAAPDGRAAINADAPPTLATGGAGDVLAGIAAGLLGQGMAAFEAACAAVWLHGRAAAAFGPGLIAEDLPDALPGVLRVLEAG from the coding sequence ATGACCGATCCCGCCGCCGACCCCCGCGTTTCCGCCCGGGCGCTCCTGTTGTCTCCCGTCGAAATGGCCGCCGCCGATGCCTTCGCGATCGCCGCGGGCGTGCCGGGGCTGACGCTGATGGCCAACGCCGGGCGCGCCGTCGCCGAGGCGATCGTCGCGCGCTGGTCGCCGCGCCCCGTCGCCGTGCTGTGCGGGCCCGGCAACAACGGCGGCGACGGTTTCGTCTGCGCCCGGGTTCTCGTCGACGCGGGCTGGCCGGTGCGGGTGGCGACCCTCGCGCCGGTTTCCGCCTATCGCGGCGATGCGGCGGCGTTCGCGGCCGAATGGGGAAAGACCGAGGCGCTCTCCGAGGCGGTGCTCGACGGCGCGCGGCTGGTGGTGGATGCGGTGTTCGGCGCCGGGCTCAATCGCGACGTCGACGGCGATGCCGCGGAGGTGCTGCGGGCGGCGGTGGCGCGCGGTCTGCCGGTGGTCGCGGTGGACGTGCCGAGCGGCCTCGACGGCGCCACCGGCGCGGTGCGCGGCTTTGCGCCGCAGGCGGCGCTGACGGTGAGCTTCTTTCGCGCCAAGCCCGGGCACCTGCTGCTGCCGGGGCGTGACCTGTGCGGCGAAACCGTGATCGCCGACATCGGCATTCCCGAGGCCGCCGCGCCGACGAGCCGGGCGCGCTGCTGGCGCAACGGTCCCGGACTGTGGCGGTTGCCGCGCCTCGATGCGGAAGCCCACAAGTACCGTCGCGGCCACCTGCTGGCGGTCGGCGGGCCGATGACCGGGGCGATCCGCCTGGCGCTTCGCGGCGCGCGGCGTGCCGGGGCCGGGCTGGCGAGCGTGGTGTGCGAGCCTGGGGAGGCGCTCCTCTATGCCCAGGATCCCGGGGTGATCGTGCTGCCCGACGGCGACGCGGCGTTCGCCGCCGCGCTCGCCGACGCGCGCCGCAACGTCGTGCTGATCGGCCCCGGTCACGGCGACGCCGAGCGTCTGCGCGCCCGCGTCGGCGCGATTCTCGCGGCCGGACGCGCGTGCGTGCTCGATGCCGACGTTTTCGCCGCGTTCGCCGAAGCGCCATCGGCGTTGTTCGACGCGATTGCGGCTCCGGCGATCCTGACCCCGCATGCCGGAGAGTTCGCGCGTCTGTTCCCCGATCTCGACATCCGTGCCGACCGCCTCGGCGCGGCGCGCGCCGCCGCGTCGCGCAGCCGTGCGGTGGTGGTGCTGAAGGGCTCGGATACGGTGATCGCCGCGCCCGATGGCCGGGCCGCGATCAATGCCGACGCGCCGCCGACCCTCGCCACCGGTGGCGCGGGCGACGTTCTCGCCGGAATCGCCGCCGGGTTGCTGGGGCAGGGGATGGCGGCGTTCGAGGCGGCGTGCGCGGCGGTCTGGCTGCACGGGCGCGCCGCCGCCGCGTTCGGCCCCGGCCTGATCGCCGAGGACCTGCCCGACGCGCTGCCGGGCGTGCTGCGGGTGCTGGAGGCGGGTTAG
- the dadA gene encoding D-amino acid dehydrogenase small subunit, whose product MRAFVLGAGVVGVSTAYALAKRGVDVTVFDRQPGPALETSFANGGQISACHVTPWATPNTPRQLAKWLGRPEAPLYMPLLRCDPALWRWGLLFLMNTPAAKSRRNLERALRVAMHSRNLVKVWRAELGLDYDSKSRGILNFYRDPREFEAACRANAAMNAIGLDREVKTPDECLALEPALETVRPLLVGGIYSPSDESGDAWKFTQGVAKAAEALGVQFRYATPIRALEAENGRIKGVLLAQGERVGCDAVVVSLGSFSGKLTESVGFGLPIYPAKGYSITVSTAGHAAGAPEVSLIDDENKMVFSRFGERLRAAGTAELNGWSDAIDARRANVILAKTRALFPQASDYAEPNFWAGLRPSTPDSAPIIGKTPIAGLWLNTGHGTLGWTMAAGSADAIADAVTGAPPAIDLAGLGMDRFGE is encoded by the coding sequence ATGCGTGCGTTCGTTCTCGGTGCCGGCGTCGTCGGCGTCTCCACCGCTTACGCCCTGGCGAAGCGCGGCGTCGACGTGACGGTGTTCGACCGTCAGCCCGGCCCGGCGCTCGAAACCAGCTTCGCCAACGGCGGGCAGATCTCCGCCTGTCACGTCACCCCTTGGGCCACGCCCAACACTCCCCGCCAGCTCGCCAAATGGCTGGGGCGGCCGGAAGCGCCGCTCTACATGCCGCTGTTGCGCTGCGACCCGGCGCTGTGGCGCTGGGGGCTGCTGTTCCTGATGAACACGCCGGCGGCGAAGAGCCGCCGCAATCTCGAACGCGCATTGCGCGTGGCGATGCACAGCCGCAACCTCGTCAAGGTCTGGCGCGCCGAACTCGGCCTCGACTACGACAGCAAGTCGCGGGGCATCCTCAACTTCTACCGCGACCCGCGGGAGTTCGAGGCCGCCTGCCGCGCCAACGCGGCGATGAACGCGATCGGCCTCGACCGCGAGGTGAAGACCCCCGACGAATGCCTCGCCCTCGAACCGGCGCTCGAAACCGTGCGGCCGCTGCTGGTGGGCGGCATCTACAGCCCGTCGGACGAAAGCGGCGACGCCTGGAAGTTCACGCAAGGCGTGGCGAAGGCGGCCGAGGCGCTCGGCGTGCAGTTCCGCTACGCCACGCCGATCCGCGCGCTCGAAGCCGAGAACGGCCGGATCAAGGGCGTGCTGCTGGCGCAGGGCGAGCGGGTGGGCTGCGATGCGGTGGTGGTTTCGCTCGGCAGCTTCTCGGGCAAACTCACCGAAAGCGTCGGCTTCGGCCTGCCGATCTATCCGGCGAAGGGCTACTCGATCACCGTCTCCACCGCGGGACATGCGGCGGGAGCGCCGGAGGTGAGCCTGATCGACGACGAGAACAAGATGGTGTTCTCGCGCTTCGGCGAGCGACTGCGCGCCGCAGGAACCGCCGAACTCAACGGCTGGAGCGACGCCATCGACGCGCGCCGCGCCAACGTCATCCTCGCCAAGACCCGCGCGCTGTTCCCGCAAGCGTCGGACTACGCCGAGCCGAACTTCTGGGCGGGCCTGCGCCCCTCGACCCCGGATTCCGCGCCGATCATCGGCAAGACCCCGATCGCGGGCCTGTGGCTCAACACCGGCCACGGCACTCTGGGGTGGACGATGGCGGCAGGCTCGGCGGATGCGATCGCCGACGCGGTGACCGGCGCGCCCCCGGCGATCGATCTCGCAGGGCTCGGCATGGACCGCTTCGGCGAATAG
- a CDS encoding hypothetical protein (Evidence 5 : No homology to any previously reported sequences) yields MMEKQFAAALDMRGRGNFAAARQICRAILIARPRHRGALNLLAELCYAAGDMIEAAELCQRVLAFAPHDPAALAVLGEIYLDCGRLEDAITVFRRSVAVEPGVARHHARLATALRRAEQHDGAVESWGRAVACDDAVAWMWLEFAMFLVALGRDAAVLDVLDAAAIAFPDEARVWWMLADRLRAGGRAEAAAGAYQRAVSCRPRLFGAHYDFATLLAELGRTSAALEVAHRAQSLDPDHPMIGALLDRLAVTQPATGT; encoded by the coding sequence ATGATGGAAAAGCAGTTCGCCGCCGCGCTCGATATGCGCGGCAGGGGGAATTTCGCCGCCGCGCGGCAGATCTGCCGCGCGATTTTGATCGCGCGGCCCCGCCATCGCGGCGCGCTCAATCTTCTTGCCGAACTCTGTTATGCGGCGGGGGACATGATCGAGGCGGCGGAGCTTTGCCAGCGCGTGCTGGCGTTCGCCCCGCACGATCCGGCGGCGCTTGCGGTGCTCGGCGAAATCTATCTCGATTGCGGCCGATTGGAGGACGCGATCACGGTATTCCGCCGGTCGGTCGCGGTCGAGCCCGGTGTGGCGCGGCATCATGCGCGGCTGGCGACGGCGTTGCGGCGTGCCGAGCAGCACGACGGCGCGGTCGAAAGCTGGGGCCGCGCCGTTGCCTGCGACGATGCGGTGGCGTGGATGTGGCTCGAATTCGCGATGTTCCTGGTGGCCCTGGGGCGCGACGCGGCGGTGCTCGACGTGCTCGATGCCGCCGCTATCGCCTTTCCCGACGAGGCGCGGGTGTGGTGGATGCTCGCCGACCGGCTGCGGGCGGGCGGGCGGGCGGAAGCGGCGGCGGGCGCCTACCAACGCGCGGTGTCGTGCCGCCCGCGGTTGTTCGGCGCGCATTACGATTTCGCTACCCTGCTGGCCGAACTCGGGCGCACGTCCGCGGCGCTGGAAGTCGCGCACCGGGCGCAGTCGCTCGACCCGGATCATCCGATGATCGGCGCGTTGCTGGATCGCCTCGCCGTCACGCAGCCGGCGACGGGAACGTAA
- a CDS encoding putative thioredoxin (Evidence 3 : Function proposed based on presence of conserved amino acid motif, structural feature or limited homology) yields MRAALAMLGLAALLTACGDAPKGATRGRLAPEIAVLDGADENVRLADHQGKAVLVSFWFTGCGPCTAELPVLDAFLRAHGADKVAILPVNMVDDAATIRATYRRLGLENLPILRDSVHITTRRYGVSGAPTNFLIDSRGIVVERVDGALDHAALENRLLPLVRREPS; encoded by the coding sequence ATGAGGGCGGCGCTCGCGATGCTCGGACTGGCGGCGCTGCTGACGGCGTGCGGCGATGCGCCGAAGGGGGCGACGCGCGGCCGCCTCGCCCCGGAGATCGCGGTGCTCGACGGCGCGGACGAGAACGTCCGCCTCGCCGATCATCAAGGCAAGGCGGTGCTGGTGAGCTTCTGGTTCACCGGCTGCGGCCCGTGCACCGCCGAACTGCCGGTGCTCGACGCGTTCCTGCGCGCCCACGGCGCCGACAAGGTGGCGATCCTGCCGGTGAACATGGTCGACGACGCGGCGACGATCCGCGCCACCTACCGCCGCCTCGGCCTCGAAAACCTGCCGATCCTGCGCGATTCGGTGCACATCACCACGCGGCGGTACGGAGTTTCGGGGGCGCCGACGAATTTCCTGATCGATTCCCGCGGCATCGTCGTCGAGCGGGTGGACGGTGCGCTCGACCACGCCGCCCTCGAAAACCGGCTGCTGCCGCTCGTGCGGCGCGAACCTTCATAA
- a CDS encoding ABC transporter component — translation MTAAVSYAEPPLPAATHPVIALRGLSRRFGAVEALRDVSFSIRAGEFVAIMGPSGSGKTTLLNILSCLDRPSDGEYLLDGIPTAQMDEAEQARIRRERIGLVFQQFHLIPYLTALENLMLAQHYHSVADAAAAQAALERVGLGPRAGHRPSQLSGGEQQRVCIARALINEPSLILADEPTGNLDETNEETIMDLFRALHREGRTIVLVTHNPAFGEVAERTVRLAHGRVESDR, via the coding sequence ATGACCGCTGCCGTGTCCTATGCCGAACCGCCGCTGCCCGCGGCGACGCATCCGGTGATCGCGCTGCGCGGCCTGTCCCGGCGCTTCGGCGCGGTGGAGGCGCTGCGCGACGTGAGCTTTTCGATCCGCGCGGGGGAGTTCGTCGCGATCATGGGCCCTTCGGGGTCGGGCAAGACCACGCTCCTCAACATCCTCTCGTGTCTCGACCGGCCGAGCGACGGCGAGTATCTGCTCGACGGCATTCCGACCGCGCAGATGGACGAGGCCGAGCAGGCGCGCATCCGCCGCGAGAGGATCGGCCTGGTGTTCCAGCAGTTCCACCTGATCCCCTACCTCACCGCGCTCGAAAACCTGATGCTGGCGCAGCACTACCACTCGGTGGCGGATGCCGCGGCGGCGCAGGCGGCGCTGGAGCGGGTCGGCCTCGGCCCCCGCGCCGGGCATCGGCCGTCGCAGCTGTCGGGCGGCGAGCAGCAGCGCGTCTGCATCGCCCGCGCGCTGATCAACGAGCCGTCGCTGATTCTCGCCGACGAACCCACCGGCAATCTCGACGAGACCAACGAGGAGACGATCATGGATCTTTTCCGCGCGCTGCATCGCGAGGGGCGGACGATCGTGCTGGTGACCCACAATCCGGCGTTCGGGGAGGTGGCGGAACGCACCGTCCGCCTCGCCCACGGGCGCGTGGAGTCCGACCGATGA
- a CDS encoding conserved membrane hypothetical protein (Evidence 4 : Homologs of previously reported genes of unknown function) — MAGGSRMFMLLLWRSLSVRASRVALALAALAVGAAVVSALLALYLDIKVKMGEELRAYGANFVVAAADPAVRGVDAALLTRAVAAVPPERLVGATPALYGVVRLDQGNVVLAGVDFPGLRKVSPYWQVAGSWIGVAFDDRNAMVGRRLADAMEIRLGDALAVEGEDGVQAQVTVKGIVESGDAEDEQMFVSLPLAQRLLGRPGRADFAMLSVSVEGAEADALAAAIDAAAPGVSARPIRRISESDGVILDKIDGLMAVVAAFILVMTTLCVNATLTAMVAERAPEIGLAKALGAGHRAIVAQFLGETALISVAGTLLGLALGFALAQVLGQAVFGAWVGFRPLVLPVTLAAAMATALAAAIVPVRRAVKVAPARVLRGE, encoded by the coding sequence ATGGCAGGCGGTAGCCGGATGTTCATGCTGCTCCTGTGGCGCTCGCTCAGCGTGCGGGCGTCGCGGGTGGCGCTGGCGCTGGCGGCGCTGGCGGTGGGCGCGGCGGTGGTGTCGGCGCTGCTCGCCCTCTATCTCGACATCAAGGTGAAGATGGGCGAGGAGCTGAGGGCCTACGGCGCGAACTTCGTGGTCGCGGCCGCCGATCCGGCGGTGCGCGGCGTCGACGCGGCGCTGCTGACGCGCGCGGTCGCGGCGGTGCCGCCGGAGCGGCTGGTCGGCGCGACTCCGGCGCTCTACGGCGTGGTGCGGCTCGACCAGGGCAACGTCGTCCTCGCGGGGGTGGACTTCCCCGGTCTGCGCAAGGTTTCGCCCTATTGGCAGGTGGCGGGATCGTGGATCGGCGTCGCCTTCGACGACCGCAACGCGATGGTCGGCCGCAGGCTCGCGGATGCGATGGAAATCCGCCTCGGCGACGCCCTCGCGGTCGAGGGTGAGGACGGGGTGCAGGCGCAGGTGACGGTCAAGGGCATCGTCGAGAGCGGCGACGCGGAGGACGAGCAGATGTTCGTCTCCCTGCCGCTCGCGCAACGGCTGCTGGGGCGGCCGGGGCGGGCGGATTTCGCGATGCTGAGCGTGTCGGTCGAGGGGGCGGAGGCCGATGCGCTCGCCGCCGCCATCGACGCCGCCGCGCCCGGGGTGTCCGCCCGGCCGATCCGCCGGATTTCCGAATCCGACGGGGTGATTCTCGACAAGATCGACGGCCTGATGGCGGTGGTGGCGGCGTTCATTCTGGTGATGACGACCCTGTGCGTGAACGCGACGCTCACCGCGATGGTCGCCGAGCGCGCTCCCGAGATCGGCCTCGCCAAGGCGCTGGGGGCGGGGCACCGCGCGATCGTCGCGCAGTTCCTCGGCGAGACCGCGTTGATCTCGGTGGCGGGCACGCTGCTCGGACTCGCGCTCGGCTTCGCGCTGGCGCAGGTGCTGGGCCAGGCGGTGTTCGGCGCGTGGGTGGGGTTCCGCCCGCTGGTGCTGCCGGTGACGCTCGCCGCCGCGATGGCGACGGCGCTCGCCGCGGCGATCGTGCCGGTGCGGCGCGCGGTGAAGGTCGCGCCCGCCCGGGTTCTGAGAGGAGAGTGA
- a CDS encoding conserved membrane hypothetical protein (Evidence 4 : Homologs of previously reported genes of unknown function), with the protein MFWRVLRQSFLEGRRRKILAGLAVGLAATLGMALATLSVGVGDRMAQELRAYGANIRVVPKGESLSLAGLGLNPLKGRETLAEDDLPRIKDIFWRNNIIGLSPFLNAEVEVDGARLPLVGTWFRRDIELPDGDPFTVGVRTTAAHWAVIGAWPEGAGEVLLGRSLARRLGLGPGDAIDAGAAGLLTVSGVVETGGEEDGAIVADLALAQGVAGLPGRVGAIEVSALTVPENELSTRARHDADKLTTAEYDTWYCTAYVSAIAHQIEEAVVNASARPVWKVAAGEGAVIGKMQVLLAVVTLAAFASAAMGVSALMTATVVERAREIGLMKALGAGLAEINAQFLAEAALIGLIGGVCGAALGALLAQGIGAMVFGQGLAVPWIAVPLVTVAAVLVALAGAVPPARAIARLAPVEVLHGRR; encoded by the coding sequence ATGTTCTGGCGGGTGTTGCGGCAATCGTTTCTCGAAGGGCGGCGGCGCAAGATCCTCGCGGGTCTGGCGGTCGGGCTGGCGGCGACCCTCGGCATGGCTCTCGCCACTTTGTCGGTCGGCGTCGGCGACCGGATGGCGCAGGAGCTGCGCGCCTACGGTGCCAATATCCGGGTGGTGCCGAAAGGCGAGAGCCTGTCGCTCGCCGGTCTCGGCCTCAACCCGCTGAAGGGCCGGGAAACCCTCGCCGAGGACGATCTGCCGCGGATCAAGGATATCTTCTGGCGGAACAATATCATCGGCCTATCGCCGTTTTTGAATGCGGAAGTCGAAGTCGACGGGGCTCGGCTGCCGCTGGTCGGAACGTGGTTCCGGCGCGATATCGAACTGCCCGACGGCGATCCCTTCACGGTGGGGGTGCGCACCACCGCCGCCCATTGGGCGGTGATCGGCGCATGGCCGGAGGGCGCGGGCGAGGTGCTGCTGGGGCGGTCCCTGGCGCGTCGGCTCGGCCTCGGTCCCGGGGATGCGATCGACGCGGGCGCGGCGGGGCTGCTGACGGTGAGCGGCGTGGTCGAAACCGGCGGCGAGGAGGACGGCGCGATCGTCGCCGATCTCGCGCTGGCGCAGGGCGTCGCGGGTCTGCCGGGGCGGGTCGGCGCGATCGAGGTTTCGGCGCTGACGGTGCCGGAGAACGAACTCTCCACCCGCGCCCGCCACGACGCCGACAAGCTTACCACCGCGGAATACGATACCTGGTACTGCACCGCCTACGTCTCGGCGATCGCGCACCAGATCGAGGAGGCGGTGGTCAACGCCTCGGCGCGGCCGGTGTGGAAGGTGGCGGCGGGCGAGGGTGCGGTGATCGGCAAGATGCAGGTGCTGCTGGCGGTGGTGACTCTGGCGGCGTTCGCCTCCGCAGCGATGGGGGTTTCGGCATTGATGACGGCCACGGTGGTGGAGCGCGCCCGCGAGATCGGCTTGATGAAGGCGCTCGGCGCCGGGCTCGCCGAGATCAACGCGCAGTTCCTCGCCGAGGCGGCGCTGATCGGCCTGATCGGCGGGGTGTGCGGCGCGGCCTTGGGGGCGCTGCTGGCGCAGGGGATCGGCGCGATGGTGTTCGGGCAGGGGCTGGCGGTGCCGTGGATCGCGGTGCCGCTGGTGACGGTGGCGGCGGTTCTGGTGGCGCTCGCCGGGGCGGTGCCGCCCGCGCGCGCGATCGCCCGCCTCGCGCCGGTGGAGGTGTTGCATGGCAGGCGGTAG